From the Theileria equi strain WA chromosome 4 map unlocalized gcontig_1105316255041, whole genome shotgun sequence genome, one window contains:
- a CDS encoding conserved hypothetical protein (encoded by transcript BEWA_049240A): MDRGNVRGRRQGNSDRDRRSPERSRYERYTESHVEKDDGKWKHDLYESDGERAAYEADLRAQKQNTGYVVDTRKGARRSRAGGVYLAPKEDVDEDLYEHRKRNSGR, encoded by the coding sequence ATGGATAGAGGGAATGTGCGTGGTAGGAGGCAAGGAAATAGTGATAGGGATCGCCGTTCTCCAGAAAGAAGCCGATATGAGAGGTACACGGAATCGCATGTTGAGAAggatgatggtaaatggaaacATGATTTATACGAGAGCGATGGCGAGAGAGCAGCATATGAAGCAGATTTGAGGGCTCAAAAGCAGAACACAGGATACGTTGTTGATACCAGAAAAGGTGCCCGGCGCTCTAGAGCTGGAGGCGTCTATCTAGCCCCAAAGGAGGACGTTGATGAGGACTTGTATGAGCATCGCAAGAGAAATAGCGGCAGATGA
- a CDS encoding hypothetical protein (encoded by transcript BEWA_049250A) yields the protein MPGANRVHVDISQYQEDDDKNYHYYYTTPDSTTERIDVVVELDPAEFPGYKRLTHKPRGSNIEIGGIEDGYEAMEEFMGLVPGCHSISVYYWMGGVMSFSPLIIQLNAITNEYYKFNDSTRRWDKTKSTEIAKDLITELDKQNCKRNTAHVVDISRKDDISYRCYACNRKITINLKNPGNSDPKYRKDIQRVTDGDYIGRLKNGKGNIDNIIMKEEVSELYIYGYPLEETKPLLLYIPPGDYGASSLNSGRWFKRASSTGNKWEQLDRNEPDGHENNEGILSLLQQLSKESQYFDPSEEEFEYYRSGVVAVGAVAAIAIVVLVGSSILGFIGCKLTPVTRNCPVSLHLRL from the coding sequence ATGCCAGGGGCAAATCGAGTACATGTAGACATAAGCCAGTACCAAGAAGACGATGATAAAAACTACCATTACTATTACACAACTCCTGACTCTACTACGGAGAGAATAGATGTAGTTGTGGAATTAGATCCTGCCGAATTCCCTGGATACAAAAGACTTACACATAAACCACGAGGATCAAATATAGAGATTGGGGGAATTGAGGATGGTTATGAAGCTATGGAAGAGTTTATGGGCTTAGTTCCCGGCTGTCATAGTATCTCCGTTTATTACTGGATGGGTGGAGTTATGAGTTTCAGCCCACTCATTATCCAGCTCAACGCTATAACCAATGAATACTACAAATTCAATGACAGTACCAGGAGGTGGGACAAAACAAAGAGTACTGAGATTGCAAAGGATCTTATAACGGAGCTAGATAAACAAAACTGTAAGCGCAATACGGCTCACGTTGTAGACATTTCAAGGAAGGATGATATTAGTTACCGTTGCTATGCTTGTAACAGGAAGATTACTATTAATCTAAAAAATCCAGGCAACTCTGACCCAAAATACAGGAAAGACATCCAAAGAGTGACAGATGGTGACTATATAGGAAGGCTAAAGAACGGCAAAGGTAACATCGACAATATTATtatgaaggaagaagtaTCGGAACTTTACATTTACGGGTACCCTCTTGAAGAAACAAAACCTCTTTTGCTATACATACCACCTGGAGATTATGGAGCATCATCCTTAAATTCTGGTCGTTGGTTCAAAAGGGCATCTTCCACTGGTAACAAATGGGAACAACTTGACAGGAATGAGCCAGACGGTCATGAAAACAATGAAGGAATCCTATCTCTCCTTCAACAACTCTCAAAAGAGAGTCAATATTTTGATCCTTCAGAGGAAGAGTTTGAGTATTATAGATCTGGTGTGGTAGCAGTTGGCGCAGTGGCCGCAATAGCAATTGTAGTATTGGTAGGATCGTCTATTTTGGGTTTTATCGGATGCAAATTAACTCCCGTAACGAGGAATTGTCCAGTTAGTCTACACCTTCGTCTATAA
- a CDS encoding hypothetical protein (encoded by transcript BEWA_049260A) — translation MVDKGTSAAMEDVVDSRGAPAESPQVTNTEQPEAVDWLSSVLGKKDKKSSQSAKIKGVVRDSEDLLFENLSGTYSLLKSAKFKRNRFSRDDWREYRRFMVKAYKRMIKKKSTKA, via the coding sequence ATGGTAGACAAGGGAACATCTGCTGCGATGGAGGACGTTGTGGACTCGCGGGGAGCTCCGGCAGAAAGTCCGCAGGTCACGAATACAGAGCAACCGGAAGCAGTTGACTGGCTATCGTCTGTACTTGGGAAAAAGGACAAAAAGAGTAGCCAAAGTGCAAAGATAAAAGGCGTGGTACGTGACTCTGAGGACTTGCTGTTCGAGAACCTCTCTGGGACCTACTCGCTGCTAAAGTCCGCCAAGTTTAAGAGGAATAGATTCTCCAGAGACGACTGGAGGGAATATCGCAGATTTATGGTCAAAGCATACAAAAGGATGATTAAGAAAAAGAGCACAAAGGCCTAG
- a CDS encoding conserved hypothetical protein (encoded by transcript BEWA_049270A), with the protein MDSHLPCNEIVCPANPRDVIYIPSVISSILKFIPFYERLLLRLVCKNWNKSFQFSQCWESIDFRFHNLLEHPLYGQCIRRFITDTKRVDICIDQLKSVCAFATHQGVYKKTGQFPWESRELSEAETDVSASYERDVCDDMSIEEVISVESDVYMEECECISIEEDGIYTEKGDTGVEEHLVNMLNSLKNLEFLQISEKCGQYKTICTRVSPLILDHVSTHKNSNEVIISHVDLDVSMEDLNTPKDLANGLQTTPQSAINSPQKSLADRTVLQTLIIDSPIDISSLLKLVPFVKNVKNLVISRIIDCSVRFTNVCPTEESYYSVHSYNICSAVAELVEHVPESQLVSLQIGRTLNSHPEENIQIANDAKLRNIRRVKEAEKIFGEGVDEADEVLLVLLERQANIKYLIMEDVDLSYGAYKKMNLLK; encoded by the exons ATGGATTCACACTTACCTTGCAATGAAATCGTCTGTCCTGCAAATCCGCGCGACGTAATCTACATTCCCTCGGTGATTTCCtcaattttaaagtttatCCCCTTCTACGAGAGGCTTTTGTTGCGATTGGTATGTAAGAATTGGAATAAAAGCTTCCAGTTTTCACAATGTTGGGAAAGTATCGATTTCCGCTTCCATAACCTTCTAGAGCATCCTCTCTACGGCCAATGTATCAGGCGTTTCATTACAGACACTAAAAGGGTTGATATCTGCATCGACCAACTCAAAAGTGTCTGTGCTTTTGCTACACATCAAGGTGTGTATAAGAAGACCGGGCAGTTTCCATGGGAATCACGGGAACTTTCGGAAGCCGAAACCGACGTTTCTGCAAGTTATGAAAGGGATGTCTGTGATGACATGTCCATAGAAGAAGTGATTTCAGTGGAAAGTGATGTatatatggaagaatgtgagTGTATTTCCATAGAGGAAGATGGTATATACACGGAAAAGGGTGATACAGGAGTTGAAGAACATCTTGTAAACATGTTGAACTCGTTAAAAAATCTAGAGTTTCTCCAAATTAGTGAAAAATGCGGCCAGTACAAGACAATTTGTACCAGGGTTAGTCCCCTAATTCTGGATCATGTTTCTACACACAAGAATAGCAACGAAGTGATAATCTCACATGTCGATTTGGATGTCTCAATGGAGGATTTAAACACACCCAAGGATCTTGCAAATGGTCTCCAAACAACTCCGCAGAGTGCCATCAACTCACCTCAAAAGAGCCTTGCGGACAGGACCGTGTTACAAACACTTATAATAGACTCTCCAATCGatatttcatccttgttaAAACTTGTGCCATTTGTAAAGAACGTGAAGAACTTGGTAATATCACGAATTATCGATTGTAGCGTGAGATTTACAAATGTGTGTCCGACAGAGGAGTCGTATTATAGTGTACACTCGTATAATATTTGCAGTGCTGTTGCAGAACTTGTTGAACATGTTCCAGAAAGTCAACTCGTGAGTCTCCAAATTGGAAGGACTCTAAATTCACATCCGGAAGAGAATATACAAATCGCAAACGACGCTAAATTAAGGAACATCAGAAGAGTGAAGGAAGCCGAAAAGATATTTGGGGAGGGAGTAGACGAAGCTGACGAGGTCTTGCTGGTATTACTGGAAAGACAggcaaatataaaatacctCATT ATGGAAGACGTGGATCTATCGTACGGTGCATACAAGAAAATGAACCTGCTCAAGTAA
- a CDS encoding hypothetical protein (encoded by transcript BEWA_049280A) — translation MVYQKLFLYFLLVQLASVNVPGVSSETSWRRNSQRGTSPRDKINEFNVHRNKDGKLAYFGKSTTKNRLTFKQHFGKAELVSFEITSVAPPFAIKKFVDVNPATKKTVELYGMPINKTIYSMRLYHCAGTLRVLHVSTSDAPYEEWYTRVINSNSFTLVPTMSGLSKDSVDDCKIGKMIYLTGCYKRLCTQDLPLNGRKEAGVKEETSVYPYIKYTFVPNKERALSYNGKLLYYTERPSYMDQPKTSPKPITLYNYEEAAVYYWNDKKGERPIMLELKHSSGESTYYKNLGKDDLTWQAETVRNEEDLEEELDFGNCHLNNAFIVDLTFTNRKVPIQTDFCTRCKLRANAEEKGIKTKETGEIMYYRSFPVEPGFTLTKIMYYDSPSEEKKGVTIPGLDFPTKMVSNLGIYYCKHNPVLLHIKVFDGRQKWYKRSGDVWTHIPSFDNKSPENAEDCATRTQYTSTLQDLGCSFTPGKCTVPVVRTVTADISHKPETRKYVPHGASVEITINEAKAINDFYQITHVSTDNKFTLSTIQHGGTVTNIPPSEKVKELDVYYWKFDEDYSGPLLVKIGRDDKDLWYENTGLSRHRNSEWSLIENPAELYVEDLLVMKLKNINCRINHAYTFDISRDRDYTSFCLDVDVEVSNQVISDLGYTKYTHNTPVIPFTLLGLTNVPQGMSLPDLSEPMRNVSGIYVFKPNSPDKPTLVYLEMADKIHSRWYGNIQEESSAPRGDL, via the exons ATGGTGTATCAGAAACTTTTTTTGTACTTCCTCCTCGTACAGCTGGCGTCGGTAAAT gtGCCGGGGGTATCTTCGGAGACGAGTTGGCGCAGGAATTCTCAGAGGGGCACATCTCCACGTGACAAGATAAATGAGTTTAATGTCCACCGGAACAAGGATGGCAAGTTGGCTTACTTTGGCAAGTCGACGACCAAGAACCGCCTCACCTTCAAGCAACACTTTGGCAAGGCTGAGCTTGTCAGTTTTGAGATCACCTCGGTTGCACCTCCATTTGCCATCAAAAAGTTTGTCGATGTGAATCCTGCGACCAAGAAGACCGTGGAGCTCTATGGAATGCCCATAAACAAGACCATTTACTCGATGAGACTCTACCACTGCGCTGGCACTCTCAGGGTACTGCATGTCTCAACCAGCGATGCACCCTACGAGGAATGGTACACCAGAGTCATCAACTCCAATAGTTTTACCCTCGTTCCTACCATGAGCGGACTGAGCAAGGATTCGGTTGACGACTGCAAGATCGGCAAGATGATCTATTTGACCGGTTGTTACAAACGACTCTGCACTCAGGACCTGCCCCTCAACGGAAGGAAGGAAGCTGGAGTCAAGGAAGAGACTTCAGTCTACCCATACATCAAGTATACCTTTGTCCCGAACAAGGAACGCGCACTGTCGTACAATGGGAAGCTCTTGTATTACACTGAACGCCCCTCCTACATGGACCAACCAAAGACATCACCCAAGCCCATCACACTCTACAACTATGAAGAAGCAGctgtctactactggaatgatAAGAAGGGAGAACGACCCATTATGTTGGAACTTAAGCATAGCAGCGGAGAATCCACGTACTACAAAAACCTGGGAAAGGATGATCTGACGTGGCAAGCTGAGACTGTGaggaatgaagaagacCTGGAAGAGGAGCTAGACTTTGGCAACTGTCACCTCAATAATGCCTTTATCGTGGACCTTACGTTTACTAATAGGAAGGTCCCAATTCAGACTGATTTCTGTACCAGGTGCAAGTTGAGAGCTAACGCTGAAGAAAAGGGGATTAAAACCAAGGAAACAGGTGAAATTATGTACTATCGCTCCTTCCCTGTGGAACCAGGCTTTACACTTACAAAGATCATGTACTACGACTCCCCTAGCGAAGAGAAAAAGGGTGTCACCATTCCTGGACTGGATTTTCCAACAAAAATGGTATCAAACCTTGGCATATACTACTGCAAACACAACCCGGTACTTTTGCACATCAAGGTCTTTGACGGCCGGCAAAAGTGGTACAAGAGATCTGGAGATGTTTGGACCCACATTCCCAGCTTTGACAACAAATCGCCAGAGAACGCAGAGGATTGCGCTACCAGAACACAATACACCAGTACGCTTCAAGACCTGGGCTGTTCATTCACACCTGGAAAGTGTACCGTCCCCGTTGTTCGTACAGTTACCGCAGATATTTCACATAAGCCAGAAACCAGAAAATATGTACCACACGGTGCTAGTGTTGAGATTACAATCAATGAGGCAAAGGCTATCAACGATTTCTATCAAATTACCCATGTTAGTACAGACAATAAATTCACACTCTCTACCATTCAACATGGAGGTACTGTGACGAATATACCACCATCTGAAAAGGTGAAGGAACTTGATGTTTACTATTGGAAGTTTGATGAAGATTATTCTGGCCCACTTCTTGTAAAAATCGGCAGGGATGATAAAGATTTGTGGTATGAGAATACCGGGCTTAGCAGACACAGGAATAGTGAATGGAGTTTGATTGAGAATCCTGCTGAACTTTACGTTGAGGATCTTCTTGTCATGAAGctcaaaaatataaactgCAGAATAAACCACGCCTATACCTTTGATATATCTCGAGACAGAGACTACACATCATTCTGCCTTGATGTAGATGTGGAGGTTAGCAACCAAGTCATTAGTGATTTAGGGTACACCAAGTATACACACAACACACCGGTGATACCCTTTACCCTCTTGGGCTTGACAAATGTGCCACAGGGTATGAGCCTCCCAGACTTGAGTGAGCCCATGCGCAACGTTTCTGGAATTTATGTCTTCAAACCAAATTCTCCAGACAAACCTACACTTGTATACCTGGAGATGGCGGACAAAATTCATAGCAGATGGTACGGAAATATACAAGAGGAGTCTAGCGCCCCTCGTGGCGACCTCTAA
- a CDS encoding hypothetical protein (encoded by transcript BEWA_049290A), with protein sequence MAIAVISIGMDFQCLFIVVKEPKMIDVKSVNVYCTKGTTDAFLIYLKPKEGTTGVLLENKWYGRCSGDTHWEEEKGFTGEPTGDDIVPINKHLTDALIPRVIIDLTKTNGSYTPRRTTLQFSVEEDKIESTSSFLKCTHKLSESRPFRLKDIECGGKLLGIKSKESLSCVNAYYYSGHSTIPLLIELALSSGNNYKYFFRPTKDLDTWFKYVRSDVGETTQLNNLNEMLDALKKIHVSDPPNASPSLPLALTDTLKIGGSSLTTAGLGGLAVWKGPALIARL encoded by the exons atggccattgccgttatctctatcggaatggacttccaatgcttattcatcgtagttaaagagcctaagatgat AGATGTTAAATCAGTTAATGTGTACTGCACAAAGGGCACTACAGATGCATTTCTCATTTATTTAAAACCCAAAGAAGGAACAACAGGAGTATTGCTTGAGAACAAGTGGTATGGTAGATGTTCAGGAGACACTCACtgggaagaagaaaagggTTTTACTGGTGAACCAACTGGTGATGATATAGTCCCAATTAATAAACACCTTACTGATGCCTTAATACCAAGGGTTATAATAGATCTCACTAAAACTAATGGAAGCTATACACCTAGAAGAACTACTCTGCAATTTAGTGTTGAGGAGGATAAGATAGAGAGTACCTCTAGTTTCTTAAAGTGCACACACAAACTGTCAGAAAGTAGACCATTCAGGCTCAAGGACATTGAATGTGGTGGGAAATTACTTGGTATAAAATCTAAGGAATCACTTTCCTGTGTCAACGCTTACTATTATTCTGGTCATTCAACAATTCCTCTTCTCATTGAACTGGCATTAAGTAGTGGGAACAATTACAAGTACTTTTTCAGACCTACTAAAGACTTGGACACATGGTTTAAATATGTTAGATCTGATGTAGGAGAAACTACTCAACTGAATAATCTCAATGAAATGCTAGATGCCCTTAAGAAGATACACGTTTCCGATCCACCTAATGCAAGTCCTTCACTTCCTCTTGCACTTACAGATACCCTAAAGATCGGTGGAAGTAGTCTAACAACGGCTGGTTTGGGAGGTCTTGCCGTATGGAAGGGACCCGCTCTAATTGCTCGTCTGTAA
- a CDS encoding hypothetical protein (encoded by transcript BEWA_049300A) → MISEERSPLGSLLSRGNLQRKSSHLNKTIGDDNVGMQTAASEISTSRAETIKGVTNPTLISTSDVADNRSTLSLVEGQCLPESNQKIFSKWVRACDHTESKQGDILPLKKQQKHDDNGRIGPKLIVKQTGTTYRASFQTDDKEFNNDILGTRRLYYNLADVRLALTLDELQCGPEFNRKNFFLYKQVATCKTTQCRRGINITFKKQGGNKTMALIVIVEEPVSLSRRFTGILSKRINSNGQAIKVRSKYNRKILFIKACPDYSPNLQETVVSTRV, encoded by the coding sequence atgatttccGAGGAAAGGTCTCCTTTAGGCTCGTTGTTAAGCCGagggaacctccagaggaagtcatcacacctgaataaaacaatagggGACGACAACGTCGGAATGCAAACTGCAGCGAgtgaaatctcaacttcacgagctgaaacgataaaaggtgtcacaaatccaacattaatatcaacaagtgatgtagctgacaacaggtctacgttatccctcgttgaagggcaatgcctacctgaatcaAATCAAAAGatcttttctaaatgggtacgagcttgcgatcatacagagagtaaacagggagacatattgcctcttaaaaagcaacaaaaacatgatgataatggaagaataggacCCAAATTaatcgttaaacaaactggtacaacctaccgtgcatcattccaaactgacgacaaagagttcaacaatgacatacttggcactagaagactttattataatctagctgacgtaaggttagcgttaaccctggacgaattgcaatgtggacctgaatttaatcgaaaaaacttcttcttatataaacaggtggcgacttgtaaaactacccagtgtagacgggggataaacataacttttaaaaagcaaggcggtaataaaactatggcgcttatagtaatcgttgaagaaccagtaagtctctctaggagatttactggaatcctcagtaagaggataaactcaaatggtcaagcaatcaaggtcaggtcgaaatacaatcgaaaaatcttatttataaaggcctgtcctgattattccccaaacctacaggaaactgtagtgtctacaagggtgtag
- a CDS encoding signal peptide containing protein (encoded by transcript BEWA_049310A), with protein sequence MMFKCLPVLLIIISFARVVPAVGPPSARGELIRVKRDLNEQLLLVMESMKKRQRLEEVVKMAIGWIKISAYRFLMPIDKKVEEAKTLREEISRSIHRAYPMRMIFNETNDMLYQVNGLLGGTNEDGMPAKARKAKELLRRSKVGLKKLDDEFKGLVKKTEGLTRDALAYGFKIPDDILKEFGATFSQETDDRNGQRKFNYEIGPEPTEFELCLVFLYTNQIPELSKKQLIQIINLLKNSSNKFFRKINRSKNGAKMSMQSMEEHVKHAEELMRDAKDSGSNNQILVKEYEMILRKVKKQKKLFHDMVAQGKPAMLNLEKYIPILDRAMKEAQDLQDDAVLDEWDHVLSLEVTREILKILESIDVILEGMELYKSNLIFQTNIVTNIVARMNGPANGEDDAPVDDEHDDQRLEQGEGFEDGKGGGEQEVRVDVPEDDKSRQDKRPESDEESANEDGEPEYELEDDDDDQEEYSEPEERDENEVEVEDGIKSYGFTLVAILAICTIWI encoded by the coding sequence ATGATGTTTAAATGTCTACCTGTTCTCCTGATCATCATATCATTCGCCAGGGTAGTCCCGGCAGTCGGACCACCGTCTGCAAGGGGTGAGTTGATTAGGGTAAAGAGGGATCTGAATGAACAGTTGCTACTCGTGATGGAGAGTATGAAAAAGAGACAACGGCTAGAAGAGGTGGTAAAGATGGCAATTGGGTGGATTAAAATATCTGCCTACAGATTTCTGATGCCcattgataaaaaggttgAAGAGGCTAAAACGTTACGTGAGGAGATTTCCCGGTCCATACATAGAGCATATCCCATGAGAATGATCTTTAACGAAACAAACGACATGCTGTATCAAGTAAATGGGCTTCTTGGTGGTACAAACGAGGATGGCATGCCGGCCAAGGCACGAAAGGCAAAGGAGCTTTTGAGGAGGAGCAAAGTGGGCCTGAAGAAGTTGGATGATGAATTTAAAGGCTTGGTCAAGAAAACGGAAGGGTTAACAAGGGATGCACTAGCATACGGATTTAAAATCCCCGACGACATTTTGAAGGAATTTGGTGCGACCTTTTCCCAAGAGACTGATGACAGAAACGGCCAAAGGAAATTCAACTACGAGATTGGTCCAGAACCCACTGAATTTGAGCTCTGCTTGGTCTTTCTCTACACCAACCAGATTCCAGAACTCTCCAAGAAACAGTTGATCCAAATCATCAACCTGCTCAAGAACTCCTCCAACAAGTTTTTTAGGAAAATCAACAGGAGCAAAAATGGCGCCAAAATGAGCATGCAGAGTATGGAAGAACATGTCAAGCACGCTGAAGAATTGATGAGAGATGCAAAGGACTCGGGATCAAACAACCAAATTCTCGTCAAAGAGTATGAGATGATCCTCAGAAAGGTCAAGAAACAAAAGAAGCTGTTCCATGACATGGTTGCACAGGGGAAACCTGCGATGTTGAACCTCGAGAAATACATTCCAATTCTGGACAGAGCCATGAAAGAGGCACAAGACCTCCAAGATGATGCAGTACTGGACGAGTGGGACCATGTATTAAGCCTAGAGGTAACGAGAGAGATtctgaagattctggagaGTATCGACGTGATATTGGAAGGGATGGAGTTGTACAAATCAAACTTGATTTTCCAAACCAACATTGTGACGAATATAGTTGCGAGAATGAATGGTCCAGCAAatggtgaagatgatgCTCCTGTTGATGATGAACATGATGACCAAAGGCTTGAACAGGGAGAAGGTTTTGaagatggtaaaggtgGGGGTGAGCAGGAGGTTAGAGTAGATGTTCCTGAAGATGACAAGTCAAGACAGGACAAGAGGCCAGAGAGTGACGAAGAAAGTGCTaatgaagatggtgaaCCTGAATACGAGCTAGAGGATGATGATGACGATCAAGAGGAATATAGTGAGCCGGAAGAAAGGGACGAGAATGAAGTGGAAGTGGAAGATGGCATAAAGAGCTATGGATTCACCCTTGTCGCGATTCTGGCAATATGTACAATCTGGATCTAG
- a CDS encoding signal peptide containing protein (encoded by transcript BEWA_049320A) — MRVLVFVYLTFLYQLCEGAGKGKKTEDSKSTVKKADDSTKPAETTEVNTVTLDFLDIGKDVIKEQVLFVEYTDEEITYKSYTLRENVTAKSVKEEDATIWTTGDEGKRLKVLTYSKDNLHLCRINVFPLGNIPHCFEKVNEKWESLEHPEFSKKLNALLNPVNTKMRLEFMMLSDDVADIYEYYAHGMLVTIAFPKFKTTSVSCIGEIWKAGEGEECICARFYTRRGWFCTLYVKKGDGTEIKNFEYSNNKWNSVTNRNTLINTCISYTPSKDTETNVTTNIMDITKDDNTVYTTKTFTVSGINVKRQTPLPNKFINEVKDGETLIWKTPDAQRERCVSCELKSRGNTSVAILTLATTFDLSFLYFEKNGTEWKSIEKKADFDKKIEEMKKMETTQPTSIADLLSKVDSTLFNVEEAEEDNFKVLKLKAKDGVTITELTYGEETLWQAPNAGDLCTIATFYFGQDNNPVAASYRFKRDGKLIEGYRQFSGGKWLCLQDIDREG, encoded by the coding sequence ATGAGGGTTCTTGTCTTTGTCTATCTCACCTTTTTGTATCAGCTCTGTGAGGGGGCTGGAAAAGGTAAGAAGACAGAGGATTCCAAAAGTACTGTGAAGAAAGCTGACGACTCCACCAAACCAGCTGAAACTACAGAGGTTAATACGGTAACACTTGATTTTCTGGATATCGGAAAAGATGTTATCAAAGAACAAGTCCTCTTCGTTGAATATACTGATGAAGAGATTACCTACAAGAGCTACACCCTGAGGGAGAATGTCACTGCAAAGAGTGTCAAGGAGGAAGATGCTACAATATGGACCACAGGAGACGAGGGAAAACGTCTCAAAGTCCTGACATATTCCAAGGATAATCTCCATCTCTGTCGTATTAATGTGTTCCCTCTGGGTAACATTCCACATTGCTTTGAGAAGGTAAATGAGAAATGGGAATCACTAGAGCATCCAGAATTCTCTAAAAAACTAAATGCTCTTTTAAACCCTGTAAACACAAAAATGAGACTGGAATTCATGATGTTGTCAGACGATGTGGCCGACATTTATGAATATTATGCGCATGGAATGTTGGTAACCATTGCATTCCCAAAGTTCAAGACCACGAGCGTATCTTGCATAGGGGAAATTTGGAAGGCCGGAGAAGGTGAAGAATGTATTTGCGCTCGTTTTTATACTAGAAGAGGATGGTTTTGTACCCTTTATGTAAAGAAGGGTGATGGTACAGAgatcaaaaattttgaatatagTAATAATAAGTGGAATAGTGTCACTAACCGTAACACACTTATAAACACCTGTATCTCGTATACACCCTCTAAAGACACGGAAACAAATGTTACTACAAATATTATGGACATTACCAAGGATGATAATACGGTCTATACTACGAAGACTTTTACAGTCTCTGGAATAAATGTCAAGAGACAGACTCCACTTCCaaataaatttataaatgaggttaaagatggagaaactTTAATCTGGAAGACTCCTGATGCTCAAAGAGAGAGATGTGTATCCTGTGAGCTTAAATCAAGGGGAAACACCTCCGTAGCAATCCTAACACTAGCTACCACTTTTGACCTAAGCTTTCtctattttgaaaagaatggtactgaatggaagagtatagaAAAGAAGGCTGATTTTGACAAGAAGATAGAGGAGATGAAAAAGATGGAGACTACTCAGCCCACTTCCATAGCTGATCTCCTCTCCAAGGTTGACTCtactctctttaatgtagaGGAAGCAGAGGAGGATAACTTTAAGGTTCTTAAGTTAAAGGCTAAGGATGGAGTTACTATTACTGAGCTCACTTACGGAGAAGAAACACTATGGCAAGCTCCAAATGCTGGTGATTTATGCACAATTGCCACATTCTACTTCGGACAAGACAATAACCCAGTAGCTGCTTCATATAGATTCAAGAGAGATGGAAAACTGATTGAAGGCTACCGCCAATTCTCTGGTGGAAAGTGGCTCTGTCTTCAGGACATTGATAGGGAAGGATGA